Proteins encoded together in one Qingshengfaniella alkalisoli window:
- a CDS encoding glycerophosphodiester phosphodiesterase family protein, with translation MIIKDYLTHIWKARWPLLATHALLTGVTVALISPLLGLTIRIAVERSGQPVLADQDIAMFLLTPVGFIGAVVVGSIMLALAVLEVSVMMSVLHARARGATDWGHDALAAVGMCLPRIALFAGHLILRLLIIALPFVALVGLIAWLRLTEYDINYYLATRPPEFIQTLRIGIPILLLGGLVILARLVTWSMALPILLFTQCRPKDAFGESRKLTKGRRPQLLAAMLMWALFAAALVMLVAGLTAGLTDIAELIAGTSLVRLVGGLSVVLLIWALLTLATSTLTQSGFALLLLDWMEQLGGDVHPYDFEHPAPLKPSRMAQIVVILGFMVVAAIFAGVRLGQTLRTSDTVEIIAHRGAAAVAPENTLSAIEAALDAGADWVEIDVQETAEGEVIVIHDSDFMRIGGSALKVWDSTRTDLDEIEIGSWFGPDFEGEPVPLLSEVLDMSKGRAKVLIELKFYDHDDRLAQRVSDIVAETGMDDQVAAMSLDMGQVEHMKAIRPEWDVGLLAATAVGDLTRLEVDFLAVNSGIATPALLRHARSREMPVMVWTVDDPVDMSRMISRGVNGLITNDPATARQVLGARAGMTTVERLLLEAAELLGADLDLTDGPLADERA, from the coding sequence GGCCCTTGCTGGCCACACACGCGCTTTTGACAGGGGTGACGGTGGCGCTGATCTCGCCACTTTTGGGCCTGACCATCCGCATCGCGGTTGAACGTTCCGGCCAACCCGTGCTGGCGGATCAGGACATCGCGATGTTCCTGCTGACACCCGTGGGTTTCATTGGCGCGGTGGTCGTTGGAAGCATCATGCTGGCGCTTGCGGTGCTGGAAGTGTCAGTAATGATGAGCGTCCTGCATGCGCGCGCGCGGGGTGCAACCGACTGGGGGCATGACGCGCTGGCTGCGGTCGGTATGTGCCTTCCAAGAATAGCACTTTTCGCCGGGCATCTGATCCTTCGCTTGCTGATCATCGCCCTGCCCTTCGTGGCGCTCGTGGGCCTGATCGCGTGGCTGCGGCTGACCGAATACGACATCAATTACTACTTGGCCACGCGCCCGCCGGAATTCATTCAGACGCTGCGGATCGGCATTCCGATCCTGCTTCTCGGCGGGCTGGTTATCCTCGCGCGGTTGGTCACCTGGTCGATGGCGCTGCCCATCTTGCTCTTCACACAATGCCGCCCAAAAGACGCCTTTGGTGAAAGCCGCAAGCTGACCAAAGGCCGCCGCCCCCAACTGCTGGCTGCGATGCTGATGTGGGCACTTTTCGCCGCTGCGCTCGTCATGTTGGTCGCGGGGCTGACAGCAGGACTGACCGACATCGCGGAGCTCATCGCCGGAACCAGTCTCGTCCGGCTGGTCGGAGGCCTGTCCGTTGTACTGCTGATCTGGGCCTTGCTGACCCTGGCCACCAGCACCCTGACCCAGAGCGGTTTTGCACTACTGCTACTGGACTGGATGGAACAGCTTGGTGGCGATGTGCACCCCTATGATTTCGAGCACCCCGCACCGCTGAAACCATCCCGCATGGCGCAAATCGTGGTGATACTGGGGTTCATGGTGGTTGCCGCGATCTTCGCGGGCGTGCGGTTGGGCCAGACCCTTCGAACCTCGGACACAGTCGAAATCATCGCCCATCGCGGAGCAGCCGCCGTCGCACCGGAAAACACGCTTTCCGCGATCGAAGCGGCACTGGACGCCGGTGCCGACTGGGTCGAAATCGACGTCCAGGAAACCGCGGAAGGCGAAGTCATCGTCATCCATGACAGCGACTTCATGCGGATCGGCGGCAGCGCGCTGAAGGTCTGGGACAGCACACGCACAGATCTCGACGAGATAGAGATCGGGAGCTGGTTCGGCCCCGACTTCGAAGGTGAACCGGTGCCTCTTCTGTCCGAGGTGCTGGATATGTCCAAGGGCCGCGCCAAGGTACTGATCGAACTGAAATTCTATGACCATGACGACCGACTTGCCCAACGCGTCTCGGACATCGTGGCAGAAACCGGCATGGATGATCAGGTGGCCGCAATGTCGCTCGATATGGGTCAAGTGGAGCACATGAAAGCAATTCGCCCCGAATGGGATGTGGGGCTTCTTGCCGCGACCGCCGTGGGCGACCTGACGCGGCTCGAAGTCGACTTTCTGGCGGTGAACAGCGGCATTGCGACACCCGCGCTTCTGCGCCACGCCCGCAGCAGAGAGATGCCCGTCATGGTCTGGACAGTAGACGATCCGGTCGACATGTCCCGGATGATTTCGCGCGGCGTGAACGGCCTGATCACCAATGACCCAGCGACGGCACGACAGGTTCTCGGTGCCCGCGCTGGCATGACGACCGTTGAACGGTTGCTACTGGAAGCCGCCGAATTGCTGGGGGCCGATCTGGACCTGACGGACGGACCGCTTGCCGATGAAAGGGCGTAG